The Deinococcus carri genome contains a region encoding:
- a CDS encoding RluA family pseudouridine synthase: MTARAPLLPPTEKPRVVVEHPDFYVVHKPALWLTHPVRARVDVPDILTFMQAETGEAGLAPPHRLDRETSGTQLLSRDADAARRFFTLFKEHLVGKTYLAVVHGSPGWERHTLDAPLGDLGLGGANRVVIRQAVVPDGRPAVTDFRVVERRGGFTLLEAAPRSGRLHQIRAHLSHLGLPMVGDKIYGRDPEAFLDFMQTGQTPELTARLLLPRQALHAARIAFPWAGAQFAAEVPLAPDLQAFWKGLGVRG, from the coding sequence GTGACCGCCCGCGCTCCCCTCCTGCCGCCCACCGAGAAGCCGCGCGTCGTGGTGGAGCATCCCGACTTCTACGTGGTCCACAAGCCCGCGCTGTGGCTCACGCATCCGGTGCGGGCACGGGTGGACGTGCCGGATATCCTGACCTTTATGCAGGCGGAGACGGGGGAAGCTGGCCTCGCGCCGCCCCACCGCCTCGACCGCGAGACGAGCGGCACGCAACTGCTCTCGCGCGACGCGGACGCCGCCCGCCGGTTCTTTACCCTGTTCAAGGAGCATCTGGTGGGCAAGACGTACCTCGCCGTCGTGCATGGCTCGCCGGGCTGGGAGCGGCACACGCTGGACGCGCCGCTGGGGGACCTGGGGCTGGGTGGGGCAAACCGGGTCGTCATCCGGCAGGCGGTGGTGCCGGACGGGCGACCCGCCGTGACCGACTTCCGGGTGGTGGAACGGCGGGGAGGCTTCACGCTACTGGAGGCCGCCCCCCGCTCGGGCCGCCTGCACCAGATTCGCGCACACCTCTCGCACCTGGGCCTGCCGATGGTGGGCGACAAGATCTACGGGCGCGACCCCGAGGCCTTTTTAGACTTCATGCAGACCGGCCAGACGCCCGAACTCACCGCACGGCTGCTGCTGCCCCGGCAGGCGCTACATGCGGCCCGCATCGCCTTTCCCTGGGCGGGTGCCCAGTTCGCGGCGGAGGTGCCGCTCGCGCCGGATTTGCAGGCGTTCTGGAAGGGGTTAGGAGTTAGGGGTTAG
- a CDS encoding ABC transporter substrate-binding protein: MKKALLIAAALAVTSTAAAAGRLEIFSWWSGDEGPALDALVKLYKQKYPSVNVVNATVAGGAGTNAKAVLKTRMLGGTPPDSFQVHAGQELIGTWVVANRMEDLSSLFKSEGWNKALPQDVIDLISSKGGIWSVPVNVHRSNVMWYNPAKLKAWGVTPPKTWTEFLTTCSKLKAKGVTAPLVVGENWTQQHLWENVMIGTLGPQGWKDLWAGKLKFTDPRVLQGFTNFGKVMDCANKDASGLSWQQASDRIADGTSAFNIMGDWAAGYFTTTKKLKPNTGFGWTTTPGTSGTFVMLADSFGLPKGAKDRAEAINWLKLLGSRAGQDTFNPLKGSIAARTDSDLSKYNTYSKSAAADWKKNKIVGSMVHGAVAPESFTSAFGAIIDQFVASKNAQGAAAAAQQLADRAGIGK, from the coding sequence ATGAAAAAAGCTCTTCTTATCGCCGCCGCCCTCGCCGTCACGTCCACCGCCGCCGCCGCGGGCAGGCTCGAAATCTTTTCCTGGTGGTCGGGCGACGAAGGTCCCGCCCTCGACGCCCTGGTCAAGCTCTACAAGCAGAAGTACCCCAGCGTGAACGTGGTCAACGCCACCGTCGCGGGCGGCGCGGGCACCAACGCCAAGGCGGTCCTCAAGACCCGCATGCTGGGCGGCACGCCCCCCGATTCCTTCCAGGTTCACGCCGGGCAGGAACTGATCGGCACCTGGGTGGTGGCGAACCGCATGGAAGACCTCAGCAGCCTCTTCAAGTCCGAGGGCTGGAACAAGGCGCTGCCGCAGGACGTGATCGACCTGATCTCCAGCAAGGGCGGCATCTGGAGCGTGCCCGTCAACGTCCACCGCAGCAACGTTATGTGGTACAACCCCGCCAAGCTCAAGGCCTGGGGCGTGACCCCGCCCAAAACCTGGACCGAGTTCCTGACCACCTGCTCCAAGCTCAAGGCCAAGGGTGTGACCGCGCCGCTGGTCGTCGGTGAGAACTGGACCCAGCAGCACCTCTGGGAAAACGTGATGATCGGGACGCTGGGGCCGCAGGGCTGGAAGGACCTGTGGGCCGGGAAGCTCAAGTTCACCGACCCGCGCGTCTTGCAGGGCTTCACCAACTTCGGCAAGGTGATGGACTGCGCCAACAAGGACGCCAGCGGCCTGAGCTGGCAGCAGGCCTCCGACCGCATCGCGGACGGCACCAGCGCCTTCAACATCATGGGCGACTGGGCGGCCGGGTACTTCACCACCACCAAGAAGCTCAAGCCCAACACCGGCTTCGGCTGGACCACCACGCCCGGCACCAGCGGCACCTTCGTGATGCTGGCCGACTCCTTCGGGCTGCCCAAGGGGGCCAAGGACCGCGCCGAGGCGATCAACTGGCTCAAACTGCTGGGGAGCCGAGCTGGGCAGGACACCTTCAACCCCCTCAAGGGCAGCATCGCCGCCCGCACCGACTCCGACCTGAGCAAGTACAACACCTACAGCAAGAGCGCCGCCGCCGACTGGAAGAAGAACAAGATCGTGGGCAGCATGGTCCACGGCGCAGTCGCTCCCGAGAGCTTCACGAGTGCGTTCGGGGCCATCATCGACCAGTTCGTCGCCAGCAAGAACGCGCAGGGCGCTGCCGCCGCCGCACAGCAGCTCGCGGACCGCGCGGGCATCGGCAAGTAA
- a CDS encoding ROK family transcriptional regulator gives MSSAALPDTLDLAAIRARHTLLLLNRLWQGDRARVDLARELGLSRSAISSIVTELLEAGLVQEVGPRLSGCAGGQGSGGKSGSGQVGRRATLLALNARAAALLAVDLGASHARVDLLDLRCTTLASRTAQHDILRGPAATYALLSRLARAVLAEAGVPREQVAGVGAGVPGPVDHATGCVVQPPNMPGWDGENVMAGLEEALGLPTRVDNDANLGALAETRFGAHRGASDLIYVKAATGIGAGVLLGGRLHRGVRGGAGEIGHISINEQGPVGRSGNPGSLESYAAAQVLVETARTRRAAGTPSTLPDPLTLADLLAHAGTDPLARAVWAEAGHHLGVAISTALNLFNPSAVVIGGRLAQAGEVFLHPLRESALSRTMRINAGGTRIDLSTLGADAGVLGAGAMLLDHLFTPLGLRHLYRVAGSGRGPPQTPSAAPLPLPHSPGGTL, from the coding sequence ATGTCTTCTGCTGCCCTGCCTGACACCCTGGACCTGGCCGCGATTCGCGCGCGCCATACGCTGCTGCTGCTGAACCGGCTGTGGCAGGGCGACCGGGCGCGGGTGGACCTGGCGCGGGAGCTGGGGCTGTCGCGCAGCGCCATCAGCTCCATCGTGACCGAGCTGCTGGAGGCAGGCCTGGTGCAGGAGGTGGGGCCGCGGCTCAGCGGGTGCGCCGGGGGCCAGGGCAGCGGGGGCAAGAGCGGGAGCGGGCAGGTGGGCCGCCGCGCCACCCTGCTGGCCCTGAATGCCCGCGCCGCGGCCCTGCTGGCCGTGGACCTGGGGGCCAGCCACGCGCGGGTCGACCTGCTGGACCTGCGCTGCACCACGCTGGCGAGCCGCACTGCCCAACACGACATCCTGCGCGGCCCGGCGGCCACCTACGCGCTGCTCTCACGCCTCGCGCGGGCCGTGCTGGCCGAGGCAGGGGTGCCCCGCGAGCAGGTGGCGGGCGTCGGCGCGGGCGTACCCGGCCCGGTGGATCACGCTACCGGCTGCGTGGTGCAGCCCCCCAACATGCCCGGCTGGGACGGCGAGAACGTGATGGCGGGGCTGGAGGAGGCCCTCGGCCTGCCCACCCGCGTGGACAACGATGCGAACCTGGGGGCGCTGGCCGAGACGCGCTTCGGTGCCCACCGGGGGGCCTCGGATCTCATCTATGTGAAGGCCGCGACGGGCATCGGGGCGGGCGTGTTGCTGGGGGGGCGGCTGCACCGGGGCGTGCGGGGCGGCGCGGGCGAGATCGGGCACATCAGCATCAACGAGCAGGGGCCGGTGGGCCGCAGCGGCAATCCCGGCAGTCTGGAAAGCTACGCGGCGGCGCAGGTGCTGGTCGAGACGGCCAGAACGCGCCGCGCCGCGGGCACGCCCTCCACGCTCCCCGACCCCCTCACGCTCGCGGACCTGCTGGCCCACGCGGGCACGGACCCCCTCGCCCGCGCGGTCTGGGCCGAGGCGGGGCATCACCTCGGCGTGGCGATCAGCACCGCGCTGAACCTCTTTAACCCCAGCGCCGTCGTGATCGGCGGGCGGCTGGCGCAGGCGGGCGAGGTATTTCTGCACCCCCTGCGCGAGAGTGCGCTCAGCCGCACCATGCGGATCAACGCGGGCGGTACCCGCATCGACCTCAGCACGCTGGGTGCGGACGCTGGGGTGCTGGGCGCGGGCGCGATGCTGCTCGACCACCTCTTCACGCCGCTCGGCCTGCGCCACCTCTACCGGGTCGCCGGGTCGGGCCGGGGGCCACCACAGACCCCGTCCGCCGCCCCGCTCCCGCTTCCCCACTCCCCCGGAGGAACCCTATGA
- the lysS gene encoding lysine--tRNA ligase — translation MSGDHTPDDRRAGLHEQTVSRLNNQDALREAGFETHPYSYPQTHHARDVLAAHPDAEPGQEWPEETYALAGRVTLMRHMGKAAFADLTDEDGRIQLHFSKQDTEQFDASKKIDLGDIIGVTGFPFVTRTGQLTLRVKSWQPLVKSLHPLPSKFHGLQDEELRARRRYLDLMVTEGARQKFQARSRIIRYIRNELDARGFMEVEGPTLQVTAGGAEARPFMTHHNALSHDFKLRISLELYLKRLLVGGFERLYEIGRVYRNEGIDRTHNPEFTMLELYWAYVDYSDIARLVEDLLSGLAQELHGSYHFDYGGETLDFTPPFARVDYVGALREHVPGLDFDPLDLDRLREFSDARFPQWKDVPAYKLLDKLFGEFVEPLLTNPTFVMDHPAVISPLAKAHRTRPGLTERFEVFCSGFELANAFSELNDAFDQRDRFEAQSARRDAGDDEAHAQDEDFLLALEYGMPPAGGLGIGIDRLAMLLTGSDSIRDVLLFPLLRPEGQGRAEAGEEPGAEPSGEG, via the coding sequence ATGTCTGGCGACCACACCCCCGACGACCGCCGCGCGGGCCTGCACGAGCAGACCGTCAGCCGCCTGAACAACCAGGACGCGCTGCGCGAGGCGGGTTTCGAGACGCATCCCTACAGCTACCCGCAGACGCACCACGCCCGCGACGTGCTGGCCGCCCATCCCGACGCCGAGCCGGGGCAGGAGTGGCCCGAGGAAACCTACGCGCTGGCGGGCCGCGTCACGCTGATGCGGCACATGGGCAAGGCCGCCTTTGCCGACCTGACCGACGAGGACGGGCGCATCCAGCTCCACTTCAGCAAGCAGGACACCGAGCAGTTCGACGCTTCCAAAAAGATTGACCTGGGCGACATCATCGGCGTGACAGGCTTTCCGTTTGTCACGCGGACCGGGCAGCTCACCCTGCGCGTGAAGTCGTGGCAGCCGCTGGTCAAGAGCCTGCACCCCCTGCCCAGCAAGTTCCACGGCCTGCAAGACGAGGAGTTGCGTGCCCGCCGCCGCTACCTGGACCTGATGGTGACGGAGGGCGCGCGGCAGAAGTTCCAGGCGCGCAGCCGCATCATCCGCTACATCAGGAACGAGCTGGACGCGCGGGGCTTCATGGAGGTGGAGGGGCCGACCCTCCAGGTGACGGCGGGCGGCGCGGAGGCCCGGCCCTTCATGACGCACCACAACGCGCTCTCGCACGACTTCAAGCTGCGGATCAGCCTGGAGCTGTACCTCAAGCGGCTGCTGGTTGGCGGCTTCGAGCGCCTCTACGAGATCGGGCGCGTGTACCGCAACGAGGGCATCGACCGCACCCACAACCCCGAGTTCACCATGCTGGAACTGTACTGGGCCTACGTGGACTACTCGGACATCGCCCGGCTGGTCGAGGATCTGCTCAGCGGGCTGGCGCAGGAGCTGCACGGCTCGTACCACTTTGACTATGGGGGCGAAACGCTGGACTTCACGCCGCCCTTCGCGCGGGTGGACTACGTGGGGGCGCTGCGCGAACATGTGCCGGGGCTGGACTTTGACCCCCTGGACCTGGATCGCCTGCGCGAGTTCAGCGACGCCCGTTTCCCTCAGTGGAAGGACGTGCCCGCCTACAAGCTGCTCGACAAGCTGTTCGGGGAGTTCGTGGAGCCGCTGCTCACCAATCCGACCTTCGTGATGGACCACCCGGCGGTGATCAGCCCGCTCGCCAAGGCCCACCGCACCCGCCCCGGCCTCACCGAGCGCTTCGAGGTGTTCTGCTCGGGCTTTGAGCTGGCGAACGCCTTTTCGGAGCTGAACGACGCCTTCGACCAGCGTGACCGCTTCGAGGCACAGTCCGCCCGCCGTGACGCCGGGGACGACGAGGCCCACGCCCAGGATGAGGACTTCCTGCTGGCCCTGGAATACGGCATGCCGCCCGCCGGGGGCCTGGGCATCGGCATCGACCGCCTCGCCATGCTGCTCACGGGCAGCGACTCCATCCGCGACGTGCTGCTGTTTCCGCTGCTGCGCCCCGAGGGCCAGGGCCGGGCCGAAGCCGGGGAGGAACCCGGCGCGGAGCCGTCCGGCGAGGGTTGA
- a CDS encoding endonuclease MutS2 — translation MPFAPRALTALDFPRIRDALAERSATSLGVERARALLPSDDAERIARELDEVEDALFGVSLSLGGIQDIRELHARAQEGRVLSGQELLNAAYSLDGAMTVRRAINANSRGPLREVALGLGDHSELVRRVLGSLDRDGAVRDDASPRLRDLRKRIEPLRGRIREKLAATLERWADVLQEHIVTIRRDRYVLPVQASRVGQVQGIIVDASATGQTYFVEPAAVTQLNNELTRLILDEEAEVRRILTELSGLLAADVDVPMTLATLGELDLIAAKARLARDWRLNRPQPASDHTYDLREARHPLIENPVPNDIELGATKLLLITGPNMGGKTATLKTLGLAVLMHQCGLYVAAASARLPVVRDVLVDIGDEQSIEASLSTFASHLKHLRFVLRHAAPDTLVLIDELGSGTDPAEGAALAQSLIETLLAQDARGIITSHLSPLKLFALETPGLRNASMGFDVATLAPTYHLQVGQPGRSYALAIARRMGLPQNVLSRAEDLLGPDAGLMERMLEGLERERADLATELEEASTARREAEAELARVRQERETLEQRRGEMLAEAAQKAESLYAEAIERVRSLRARAQEDSARPRVMQELRELRSAAQKARPAPPAPREERGDPIRVGSRVDVPAYGATGQVLELRGDDLVVQLGVMKVGVKRRDVRLKQEPKAPAPRPSFAGTRPSTFQNELQLRGLGVEEAVEELRTAITEAQALRETPLRVVHGKGQGVLRRLLRDYLKTDKRVESFHDAEANQGGHGVTIVNVRT, via the coding sequence ATGCCGTTCGCCCCCCGTGCCCTGACTGCCCTCGATTTTCCCCGTATCCGTGACGCCCTCGCGGAGCGCAGCGCCACGTCGCTGGGCGTCGAGCGGGCGCGGGCGCTGCTGCCCTCCGACGACGCGGAGCGCATTGCCCGCGAACTGGACGAGGTGGAGGACGCCCTTTTCGGCGTGAGCCTCAGCCTGGGCGGCATCCAGGACATCCGCGAGCTGCACGCGCGCGCGCAGGAGGGCCGGGTGCTGTCCGGCCAGGAACTGCTGAACGCCGCCTATTCCCTCGACGGCGCTATGACGGTCCGGCGGGCCATCAACGCCAACTCGCGCGGGCCGCTGCGGGAGGTGGCGCTGGGCCTGGGCGACCACAGCGAACTGGTGCGCCGGGTGCTGGGGTCGCTGGACCGTGACGGGGCGGTGCGCGACGACGCCAGTCCCCGTCTGCGCGACCTGCGCAAGCGTATCGAGCCGCTGCGGGGCCGCATCCGCGAGAAACTGGCCGCGACGCTCGAACGCTGGGCGGACGTGCTTCAGGAACACATCGTCACCATCCGCCGCGACCGCTACGTGCTGCCGGTGCAGGCCAGCCGGGTGGGGCAGGTGCAGGGCATCATCGTGGACGCCTCCGCGACCGGGCAGACGTATTTCGTCGAACCCGCCGCCGTCACGCAGCTCAACAACGAACTCACCCGCCTGATTCTGGACGAGGAGGCCGAGGTCCGGCGCATCCTCACCGAACTGTCGGGCCTGCTGGCCGCCGATGTGGACGTGCCGATGACCCTCGCCACGCTGGGCGAACTCGACCTGATTGCCGCCAAGGCCCGCCTCGCCCGCGACTGGCGGCTCAACCGGCCCCAGCCCGCCAGCGACCACACCTACGACCTGCGGGAAGCCCGCCACCCCCTGATTGAAAATCCGGTGCCCAACGACATCGAGCTGGGCGCAACCAAGCTGCTGCTGATCACCGGGCCGAACATGGGCGGCAAGACGGCCACCCTCAAGACGCTGGGCCTCGCGGTGCTGATGCACCAGTGCGGGCTGTACGTGGCGGCGGCCTCCGCCCGGCTGCCGGTGGTCCGCGACGTGCTGGTGGACATCGGGGACGAGCAGAGCATTGAGGCGAGCCTGTCCACCTTCGCCTCGCACCTCAAGCACCTGCGCTTCGTGCTGCGCCACGCCGCGCCCGACACGCTGGTCCTGATCGACGAGCTGGGCAGCGGCACCGACCCCGCCGAGGGGGCCGCGCTGGCGCAATCCCTCATCGAGACGCTGCTGGCGCAGGACGCGCGGGGCATCATCACCTCGCACCTCTCGCCCCTCAAGCTGTTCGCGCTGGAGACGCCCGGCCTCCGGAACGCCAGCATGGGCTTCGACGTGGCGACCCTCGCTCCCACCTACCACCTCCAGGTGGGGCAGCCGGGCCGCTCCTACGCGCTGGCGATTGCCCGGCGCATGGGCCTGCCCCAGAATGTGCTGTCGCGCGCCGAGGACCTGCTCGGCCCCGACGCCGGCCTGATGGAGCGGATGCTGGAGGGCCTGGAACGCGAACGCGCCGACCTCGCCACCGAGCTGGAGGAGGCCTCGACCGCCCGGCGCGAGGCGGAGGCCGAACTGGCCCGCGTCCGCCAGGAACGCGAGACGCTGGAGCAGAGGCGGGGGGAGATGCTGGCCGAGGCCGCGCAGAAGGCCGAGAGCCTGTACGCCGAGGCCATCGAGCGCGTCCGCAGCCTGCGCGCCCGCGCCCAGGAGGACAGCGCCCGCCCCCGCGTGATGCAGGAGCTGCGCGAACTGCGCTCGGCGGCGCAAAAGGCCAGGCCCGCGCCCCCCGCCCCCCGCGAGGAGCGCGGCGACCCCATCCGGGTGGGCAGCAGGGTGGACGTGCCCGCCTACGGCGCGACCGGCCAGGTGCTGGAACTGCGCGGCGACGACCTGGTGGTGCAGCTCGGCGTGATGAAGGTCGGCGTCAAGCGCCGCGACGTGCGGCTGAAACAGGAACCCAAAGCGCCGGCCCCGCGCCCCAGCTTTGCCGGGACCCGGCCCAGCACCTTCCAGAACGAATTGCAACTGCGCGGCCTGGGTGTGGAGGAGGCCGTCGAGGAACTGCGGACCGCCATCACCGAGGCGCAGGCGCTCAGGGAAACGCCCCTGCGGGTGGTCCACGGCAAGGGCCAGGGCGTGCTGCGCCGGCTCCTGCGCGACTACCTCAAGACCGACAAGCGCGTCGAATCCTTCCACGACGCTGAAGCCAACCAGGGCGGCCACGGCGTGACCATCGTGAATGTGCGCACCTGA
- a CDS encoding ferrous iron transport protein A, which produces MDERTLNELKPGEAAHVVTLDPRHPLRRRLLELGFVRGARVAVVRRAPMGDPVEVRVNGTDLALRADDLRGIRVRA; this is translated from the coding sequence ATGGACGAGCGGACCTTGAATGAACTGAAGCCGGGCGAGGCGGCGCATGTGGTGACGCTGGACCCCCGGCACCCGTTGCGGCGGCGGCTGCTGGAACTGGGCTTCGTGCGGGGGGCGCGGGTGGCCGTGGTGCGCCGCGCCCCGATGGGCGACCCGGTGGAGGTGCGCGTGAACGGGACGGACCTGGCCCTGCGCGCGGACGACCTGCGCGGCATCCGGGTGCGGGCATGA
- a CDS encoding GreA/GreB family elongation factor — translation MAQATRQVRLTREGFERLQRMLTQEQARLLEATRILQEQMETSADYEDTGLEDAKREKLGIEARIEELEDTLARATLIEEHENDGRVELGAVVTLNNETTKKAMRVQVVSAPEATVLGGSLPRISEESPVGRQLMGRKKDETFVVNLENGKQVKYRVQDIEY, via the coding sequence GTGGCACAGGCGACCCGGCAAGTCAGACTCACGCGCGAGGGCTTCGAGCGCCTTCAGCGCATGCTTACGCAGGAGCAGGCCCGCCTGCTGGAAGCGACCCGCATCCTGCAAGAACAGATGGAAACCAGCGCCGATTACGAGGACACCGGCCTGGAAGACGCCAAGCGCGAGAAACTGGGCATCGAGGCCCGCATCGAGGAACTCGAAGACACCCTGGCCCGCGCCACCCTGATCGAGGAGCATGAGAACGACGGCCGCGTCGAACTCGGCGCGGTGGTCACCCTGAACAACGAGACGACCAAAAAGGCCATGCGCGTGCAGGTCGTCAGCGCCCCCGAGGCGACCGTCCTGGGCGGCAGCCTCCCCCGCATCAGCGAGGAAAGCCCCGTCGGCCGGCAACTGATGGGCCGCAAGAAGGACGAAACCTTCGTCGTGAACCTGGAAAACGGCAAACAGGTGAAGTACCGGGTGCAGGACATCGAGTATTAG
- a CDS encoding MFS transporter: MGAPPAAASRLTPTMLAPGAVAFLTLGVLQAMYGAAFPLFQARYGVGLGVVGWVASAHFLGSAVAPPLAGVALMRVSVRAVVMVSVLVLAAGVTVVALAPTWPAAVGGALVGGLGLGGVSAALNAAYASLGTRAVNLVNAVFGLGSILSPLLVLSLGPASLAWPFLAVAGLALGTLLAARVWGVPGLRPPDRAAAPVQPGLGFVLFALLIGLYVGLEVGFGAWLARHLEALGTARPALVLSGYWAGLTAGRVLTGLLGGRVRPPALVLGAALLAALAALAATRPLLAPGAYVVAGLALGPIFGTTLAWMTRSLPARWVPYLLVSGSVGGILAPAALGLLVARSGTGSIPLALAGLALLLTGVVGLTARVTRQR; encoded by the coding sequence ATGGGTGCTCCTCCTGCCGCCGCTTCGCGCCTGACGCCCACCATGCTGGCACCGGGGGCCGTCGCCTTTCTGACGCTGGGGGTGCTCCAGGCGATGTACGGGGCGGCCTTTCCGCTGTTCCAGGCCCGCTACGGCGTGGGCCTCGGGGTGGTGGGCTGGGTGGCGAGCGCGCATTTTCTGGGTTCGGCGGTCGCGCCGCCCCTGGCCGGCGTGGCCCTGATGCGCGTCAGTGTCCGCGCGGTGGTGATGGTGAGCGTGCTGGTGCTGGCCGCCGGGGTAACGGTGGTCGCCCTGGCTCCCACCTGGCCCGCGGCGGTGGGCGGGGCGCTGGTGGGGGGCCTCGGGCTGGGCGGGGTCAGTGCGGCCCTGAACGCCGCCTATGCCAGCCTGGGGACGCGGGCGGTGAACCTGGTCAATGCGGTCTTCGGGCTGGGCAGCATCCTGTCGCCGCTGCTGGTGCTGTCGCTGGGACCTGCCTCGCTGGCCTGGCCGTTTCTGGCCGTGGCGGGGCTGGCCCTGGGTACCCTGCTGGCAGCGCGGGTCTGGGGGGTCCCCGGGTTGCGTCCCCCGGACCGGGCTGCGGCTCCCGTACAGCCCGGCTTAGGCTTCGTGCTGTTTGCCCTGCTGATCGGTCTGTACGTGGGGCTGGAGGTCGGTTTCGGCGCGTGGCTGGCGCGGCATCTGGAGGCGCTGGGCACGGCCCGCCCTGCCCTGGTGCTGAGCGGGTACTGGGCGGGCCTGACTGCCGGGCGCGTCCTGACCGGACTGCTGGGGGGGCGTGTTCGTCCGCCCGCGCTGGTGCTGGGCGCGGCGCTGCTCGCGGCGCTGGCCGCCCTGGCCGCGACCCGGCCCCTGCTCGCGCCGGGAGCCTATGTGGTGGCCGGGCTGGCCCTCGGCCCCATCTTCGGGACCACGCTGGCCTGGATGACGCGCAGCCTCCCCGCGCGGTGGGTGCCCTACCTGCTGGTGTCGGGGTCGGTCGGGGGCATTCTCGCGCCCGCCGCGCTGGGCCTGCTGGTCGCCCGCAGCGGGACGGGCAGCATTCCCCTGGCCCTGGCCGGGCTGGCGCTGCTTCTGACGGGCGTGGTGGGCCTCACGGCCCGCGTGACGCGACAGCGCTGA
- a CDS encoding complex I NDUFA9 subunit family protein, with translation MTAISGTGPHRVLVTGATGFVGRSIVQGLVGRGHTVFAGSRGGEALPGARGLPLDVTDPGSVLRAVGEADPDAVIHLVGIIQEEGAQTFGRVHVEGTRHVLAATPRRARYLHMSALGADEQSASRYSATKGEAERLVRESGLAWTIFRPSLVFGVGDDFFGRVLRELVTAAPVVPQIGDGSFPFRPVSVEDVALAFAGALDRPETAGQTYALTGPEEYTFRELLDQEQAALGQHRPVMPVPLALMNLAVPLMQVLPHPPITRDQYAMLKAGNTAPNEPARTVFDLPMHRLPERLPQIVEAARRR, from the coding sequence ATGACTGCCATTTCCGGAACAGGTCCCCACCGCGTCCTCGTCACGGGAGCAACGGGTTTTGTCGGACGTTCCATCGTGCAGGGACTGGTGGGGCGGGGGCACACCGTCTTCGCCGGGTCGCGGGGGGGCGAGGCGCTGCCGGGGGCGCGGGGCCTCCCGCTGGACGTGACCGACCCCGGCAGCGTGCTGCGCGCGGTGGGCGAGGCCGACCCGGACGCGGTGATTCACCTGGTGGGCATCATCCAGGAGGAGGGGGCACAGACCTTCGGGCGGGTCCATGTGGAGGGCACCCGCCACGTGCTGGCCGCCACCCCGCGCCGCGCCCGCTACCTGCACATGAGCGCCCTGGGCGCGGACGAGCAAAGCGCCAGCCGCTACAGCGCCACCAAGGGCGAGGCCGAGCGCCTGGTGCGGGAAAGCGGGCTGGCCTGGACCATCTTCCGGCCCAGTCTGGTGTTCGGGGTGGGCGACGACTTCTTCGGGCGGGTGCTGCGCGAACTCGTCACGGCCGCGCCCGTCGTGCCGCAGATTGGCGACGGCTCCTTTCCCTTTCGCCCGGTCAGCGTGGAGGATGTGGCGCTGGCCTTTGCCGGGGCGCTGGACAGGCCGGAGACGGCCGGGCAGACCTACGCCCTGACCGGCCCGGAGGAGTACACCTTCCGCGAGCTGCTCGACCAGGAGCAGGCGGCGCTGGGGCAGCACCGGCCCGTGATGCCGGTGCCCCTCGCGCTGATGAATCTGGCCGTGCCGCTGATGCAGGTCCTCCCGCATCCGCCCATCACCCGCGACCAGTACGCGATGCTCAAGGCGGGCAATACCGCGCCCAACGAACCCGCGCGGACAGTGTTCGACCTGCCCATGCACCGCCTGCCCGAGAGGCTGCCGCAAATTGTGGAGGCGGCGAGGAGGCGTTAA